A genomic segment from Nitrospira sp. encodes:
- a CDS encoding NADH-ubiquinone oxidoreductase chain E: MLTDQVREEIEAELRRYPDKRAGCVEAMKVVQRHHGWVSDDSLKSLAHLLDMTCEELDGVATFYNLIFRKPVGRHVILLCDSISCWIKGCDALRGHVTSRSGIGMGQTSADGRFTLLPIVCLGACDHAPVMMIGDDLHEDLTAEKIDRILERYP; the protein is encoded by the coding sequence ATGTTGACCGATCAGGTGCGGGAGGAAATCGAAGCGGAACTCCGACGATATCCGGACAAACGGGCCGGATGCGTCGAAGCCATGAAGGTCGTCCAGCGCCACCATGGTTGGGTTTCCGACGACAGTTTGAAAAGTCTCGCCCATCTGCTCGACATGACCTGCGAAGAGCTGGATGGAGTGGCGACGTTCTACAACCTGATTTTTCGAAAACCGGTGGGAAGACACGTGATCCTCCTCTGCGACAGCATCAGTTGTTGGATCAAAGGTTGTGACGCCTTGCGAGGTCATGTCACAAGTCGATCGGGCATCGGCATGGGGCAGACCAGTGCAGACGGACGGTTCACGCTGCTGCCGATCGTCTGTCTCGGTGCCTGCGACCATGCCCCGGTGATGATGATCGGCGACGATCTTCATGAAGATCTGACCGCCGAGAAGATCGATCGCATCTTGGAGCGATATCCGTAG
- a CDS encoding NADH-ubiquinone oxidoreductase chain H — MDEVLVTAGRSVTLLTVLLTFAALLIWVERRLLGLWQDRYGPNRVGRFGILQVVADMIKIFMKEDWVPAFADKPLFILAPAVIMVTILMSFVVLPFTPSFVVADLNIGLLFVLAMSSLTAYSAVLAGWASNNKYALLGGLRASAQMLSYEVFMGLSVMGVVMLAGSFNLREIIQAQQGLWFCIPQWPGFVIFMVAGFAETKRVPFDIPEAEAELVAGYHTEYSGMKFGMFFVGEYLGILLISALIVVLFFGGWQGPWLPPALWFFIKTSLFIALFILVRATLPRLRFDQLMAFGWKIMLPLALLNLLVTGALVLSHRTAA; from the coding sequence ATGGATGAAGTGCTTGTCACAGCCGGGCGCAGCGTTACCTTGTTGACGGTCCTGCTGACCTTTGCCGCCCTGTTGATTTGGGTGGAACGGCGGCTCCTGGGACTCTGGCAGGACCGGTACGGCCCGAATCGGGTCGGCCGATTCGGCATACTCCAGGTCGTGGCGGACATGATCAAGATTTTCATGAAAGAGGACTGGGTGCCGGCGTTTGCCGACAAGCCTCTGTTCATCCTGGCGCCGGCCGTCATCATGGTGACGATCCTGATGTCATTCGTGGTCCTGCCCTTCACGCCATCGTTCGTCGTGGCGGACTTGAACATCGGGCTGTTGTTCGTCCTGGCTATGTCCTCCTTGACGGCCTACAGCGCGGTGCTGGCCGGCTGGGCGTCCAACAATAAGTATGCTTTGCTCGGAGGGCTGCGGGCCTCTGCTCAGATGCTGAGTTATGAAGTCTTCATGGGGCTGTCCGTCATGGGGGTCGTGATGCTGGCCGGGTCGTTCAACCTCCGCGAGATCATCCAAGCGCAACAAGGGTTGTGGTTCTGCATTCCTCAGTGGCCGGGGTTCGTGATCTTCATGGTCGCCGGTTTTGCCGAAACCAAGCGGGTTCCCTTCGACATCCCCGAAGCCGAAGCAGAACTGGTGGCCGGCTACCATACCGAGTATTCCGGAATGAAGTTCGGAATGTTCTTCGTGGGAGAATATCTCGGCATCCTCCTCATTTCGGCGCTGATCGTCGTGCTGTTTTTCGGGGGTTGGCAAGGACCCTGGCTGCCGCCGGCCCTGTGGTTCTTCATCAAGACCTCGTTGTTCATTGCGCTGTTCATCCTCGTCCGGGCGACCCTGCCGCGGTTGCGGTTCGATCAATTGATGGCGTTCGGATGGAAAATCATGCTGCCGCTGGCGCTGCTCAACCTACTCGTGACCGGCGCCCTCGTGCTCTCGCATCGAACTGCGGCGTAA
- a CDS encoding NADH-ubiquinone oxidoreductase chain F, with amino-acid sequence MERPLTQRIRPQTEPMNLAEYEDTGGYEAARKAVKTMTPQDVQRLVTDSTLRGRGGAGFATGLKWSFVPMGPNAPRPKYLVANADEMEPGTFKDRLLLEGDPHQMVESMVVTAYAIEAEVGYIFLRSEYTRAARLLHKAIAEARSRGYLGRNLFGSDFSFDLHLHTSAGRYICGEETALLNSLEGKRAIPRSKPPYPQAAGLWGKPTVVQNVETLYNVSHIVRHGVEWYRGLGHGHEGGTKLYGVSGNVKRPGAWELPMGTTIRTILEDYAGGMREGFSFRGLLPGGASTAFVTEAHLDLPMNFESLPRAGSRMGTGTMIVLDDRTCPVGFVRNLEHFFAQESCGWCTPCWEGLSWTERILDGLEEGRGRPEDLDLLAMHTRLIGPGRTFCALAPGAMDPLQSALKHFRADFERHIHERRCPWREQGETIGARG; translated from the coding sequence ATGGAACGTCCGCTCACGCAACGCATCAGACCGCAGACCGAACCCATGAATCTGGCGGAGTATGAGGACACGGGCGGGTACGAGGCGGCGCGCAAGGCCGTGAAAACCATGACCCCGCAGGATGTGCAACGACTCGTCACCGACTCGACCCTGCGCGGACGCGGCGGCGCCGGTTTCGCCACCGGCCTGAAATGGAGCTTCGTGCCGATGGGACCGAATGCGCCGCGTCCCAAGTATCTGGTGGCGAACGCCGACGAGATGGAGCCCGGCACCTTCAAGGATCGTCTTCTTCTGGAAGGTGATCCCCATCAGATGGTCGAAAGCATGGTCGTCACCGCCTATGCGATCGAGGCGGAGGTGGGCTATATCTTTCTTCGTTCGGAGTACACGCGAGCCGCCCGGCTTTTGCACAAGGCCATTGCCGAGGCTCGATCCCGTGGCTACCTGGGACGGAACCTCTTCGGGTCCGACTTCAGCTTCGACCTCCATCTGCATACCAGCGCCGGCCGCTACATCTGCGGCGAGGAGACGGCGCTCCTGAATTCTCTGGAGGGTAAACGCGCGATTCCACGTTCCAAGCCTCCCTATCCGCAGGCCGCGGGCCTGTGGGGAAAACCCACGGTCGTGCAGAACGTGGAGACCCTGTACAACGTGTCCCACATCGTTCGTCACGGCGTCGAATGGTACCGGGGGTTGGGGCATGGCCATGAGGGCGGGACGAAACTCTACGGAGTCAGCGGCAACGTCAAACGGCCGGGGGCCTGGGAACTGCCCATGGGCACGACGATACGCACCATACTGGAGGACTATGCCGGAGGCATGCGCGAAGGATTTTCATTTCGCGGCCTCCTGCCGGGAGGGGCATCGACGGCCTTTGTAACGGAAGCACATCTCGACCTGCCGATGAACTTCGAATCGCTGCCGCGAGCTGGTAGTCGAATGGGAACCGGCACGATGATCGTCCTGGACGACCGGACCTGTCCGGTCGGGTTTGTGCGGAACCTCGAACATTTTTTCGCGCAAGAGTCCTGCGGGTGGTGCACACCCTGCTGGGAGGGGTTGTCGTGGACCGAGCGCATTCTCGATGGACTTGAAGAGGGACGCGGCAGGCCGGAAGATCTCGACCTGTTGGCCATGCATACCAGGCTCATCGGTCCCGGCAGGACCTTCTGCGCGCTGGCGCCGGGCGCCATGGATCCTCTGCAGAGCGCCTTGAAACATTTTCGTGCGGACTTCGAGCGGCACATTCATGAGCGGCGGTGCCCGTGGCGTGAGCAGGGTGAGACGATCGGAGCACGCGGATGA
- a CDS encoding NADH-ubiquinone oxidoreductase chain I, with the protein MWNMWNMLRGIWLVFLHAFRRRVTVQYPEERPYLPPRWRGRIILSRDPDGLERCVGCYLCAVACPVDCIALQATEDESGRRYPEWFRINFSRCIFCGYCEEACPTYAIQLTTDFEMSEYERRNLVYEKEDLLIDGTGKYPGYNFYRVSGVRIGGKDKGEAEREAAPVDVRSLMP; encoded by the coding sequence ATGTGGAATATGTGGAATATGCTGAGAGGGATCTGGCTCGTTTTTCTGCACGCCTTCAGGCGTCGGGTGACGGTGCAATATCCTGAGGAGCGGCCCTACCTGCCGCCCCGGTGGCGGGGACGGATTATTCTCTCCCGCGATCCCGACGGCCTGGAGCGTTGTGTCGGCTGTTATCTCTGCGCGGTGGCCTGCCCGGTGGATTGCATCGCGCTGCAAGCGACGGAAGACGAGTCCGGGCGGCGATACCCGGAATGGTTCCGCATCAACTTTTCGCGGTGCATCTTCTGCGGCTACTGCGAAGAGGCCTGCCCCACCTATGCCATTCAGCTCACCACCGACTTTGAGATGAGCGAGTATGAGCGGCGGAATCTGGTATACGAGAAAGAAGATTTGCTGATCGACGGGACAGGCAAGTATCCTGGCTACAACTTTTATCGGGTGTCCGGAGTCCGCATCGGCGGGAAGGACAAGGGCGAGGCGGAACGCGAGGCGGCGCCGGTGGATGTACGAAGCTTGATGCCTTGA
- a CDS encoding NADH-ubiquinone oxidoreductase chain G, protein MNRIVIDGRPYDADPQHNLLQTCLSLGFNLPYFCWHPALGSVGACRQCAVKQFKDEHDRQGRLVMACMTPAAEGTHISIEDQEAKEFRAGVIEWLMANHPHDCPVCDEGGECHLQDMTVMTGHAYRRYPFTKRTFRNQDLGPFITHEMNRCIQCYRCVRFYRDYAGGRDFNAFSSRNHVYFGRHEDGVLENVFSGNLIEICPTGVFDDKTLMPHYVRKWDLQTAPSLCVHCSLGCNTIAGERRALLRRITNRFNSCVNGYFLCDRGRFGYEVVNSDRRLRRPLARSRKGAPLAPVEAGQMMQRLTPLLAASNGVIGIGSPRASLEANFALRTLVGPERFYAGVAALDARLVESVLEILRQGPVGSASIANVEQADAVLILGEDLINTAPRLALAVRQALRQQPMQQADKLKIPRWDDAAVRNVTQTRQGPLFIALTGNGGDLAEVATEIYYAAPDDLARLGFAIAQQVDQSAPAVPALSPAVMESARRIAGALRNAERPVIISGTGCGSESVIQAAAQVAWALKRKGRASQLCYSLPECNSAGLALMGGKALAEAFETVGEETVQAVVILENDLYRRADPATVDAFLGCDKQVVVLDHLEQATATKADVLLTAGTFAETDGTLVNNEGRAQRFYQVFVPDGDCQESWRWIKDLAAASRRSDLEGMTDWKELDDVVRAMSERLPLFRRLTEVAPPAEFRLVGQKIPRQTFRVSGRTALRPLPMLQDAMHEPAPPDDPDSPLAFSMEGYPGQPPSPLLPHYWAPGWNSVQSLNKFQSEVGGSLREENPGIRLLEPADRSEPRYFKDIPKPFQRREGTWLILPLWQIFGSEELSAEASALAQRIPDVSLTLHPDDARRLNLQAGGYVKVTLDGRPATVRVALASAMPQGTAGLAMVSEWSATLLPQWSPLTAV, encoded by the coding sequence ATGAACAGGATCGTGATCGACGGCCGGCCCTATGACGCCGACCCGCAGCATAACCTGCTGCAGACCTGCCTGTCGCTGGGCTTCAACCTTCCCTACTTCTGCTGGCATCCGGCCCTGGGGTCGGTCGGCGCCTGTCGACAATGTGCCGTCAAACAGTTCAAGGACGAACATGATCGGCAAGGTCGTCTGGTCATGGCCTGCATGACGCCGGCGGCGGAAGGTACTCATATTTCCATCGAGGACCAGGAGGCCAAGGAATTCCGCGCCGGTGTGATCGAATGGCTGATGGCGAATCATCCCCATGACTGTCCGGTGTGCGATGAGGGCGGCGAATGCCACCTCCAGGACATGACCGTCATGACCGGGCATGCCTACCGCCGGTATCCCTTCACGAAACGCACGTTCCGCAATCAGGACCTGGGACCCTTCATTACCCACGAGATGAACCGCTGCATCCAGTGTTATCGCTGCGTACGGTTTTACCGGGACTATGCGGGAGGGCGGGATTTCAACGCGTTCTCCTCGCGCAATCACGTTTACTTCGGCCGTCATGAAGACGGCGTACTGGAGAATGTGTTCAGCGGGAATCTCATCGAAATCTGTCCGACCGGGGTCTTCGACGACAAGACGCTGATGCCCCACTATGTCCGCAAGTGGGATTTGCAGACGGCGCCGTCCCTCTGCGTGCACTGTAGCCTGGGCTGCAATACGATTGCGGGTGAGCGGCGCGCCTTGCTTCGTCGTATCACGAATCGCTTCAACAGCTGCGTGAACGGGTATTTTCTCTGTGATCGTGGACGGTTCGGCTACGAAGTCGTCAACAGCGACCGACGCCTCCGCCGTCCGCTCGCCCGCAGCCGGAAAGGCGCTCCGCTCGCGCCGGTCGAGGCGGGACAGATGATGCAACGGCTGACTCCGCTGCTCGCGGCCTCGAATGGTGTGATCGGAATCGGATCTCCGCGCGCCTCGCTTGAAGCCAACTTCGCGCTTCGCACACTGGTCGGGCCCGAACGGTTTTATGCGGGCGTCGCAGCACTCGACGCTCGATTGGTGGAATCGGTCCTGGAAATTTTACGTCAGGGGCCTGTCGGGTCCGCCTCGATCGCAAACGTGGAACAGGCCGACGCCGTCTTGATCCTGGGCGAGGACTTGATCAACACCGCGCCCAGACTGGCGCTGGCGGTTCGTCAGGCCCTGCGTCAGCAGCCGATGCAACAGGCGGACAAGCTGAAGATTCCACGCTGGGACGATGCGGCGGTTCGGAATGTGACGCAGACCAGACAGGGGCCGCTGTTCATCGCGCTCACCGGCAACGGCGGTGACCTGGCGGAGGTGGCCACAGAGATTTACTATGCCGCACCGGACGATCTGGCTCGACTCGGCTTCGCAATCGCGCAACAGGTGGATCAGAGCGCCCCGGCCGTGCCGGCCCTCTCACCGGCGGTCATGGAGTCGGCCCGGCGGATCGCCGGCGCGCTTCGGAATGCCGAGCGACCGGTGATCATCTCCGGAACCGGATGCGGGAGCGAATCGGTCATTCAGGCCGCAGCCCAGGTAGCCTGGGCGCTCAAACGGAAGGGCCGCGCCTCGCAACTCTGCTACAGCCTACCGGAATGCAACAGTGCAGGGCTGGCGCTCATGGGAGGCAAGGCCCTCGCGGAGGCGTTCGAGACGGTAGGGGAGGAGACGGTACAGGCCGTCGTTATCCTGGAAAACGATCTCTACCGCCGAGCTGATCCGGCGACGGTGGATGCCTTCCTTGGTTGCGACAAACAGGTCGTCGTGCTGGATCATCTGGAACAGGCGACGGCAACGAAGGCCGATGTGCTGCTCACGGCCGGTACCTTCGCCGAAACCGACGGGACCCTGGTGAACAACGAGGGGCGCGCGCAGCGCTTCTATCAGGTCTTCGTGCCGGACGGAGATTGCCAAGAGAGTTGGCGCTGGATCAAGGATCTGGCCGCAGCGTCGCGCCGTTCCGATCTGGAGGGGATGACGGACTGGAAGGAATTGGACGATGTCGTCCGCGCGATGTCCGAACGATTGCCGCTGTTTCGTCGGCTCACCGAGGTGGCGCCCCCGGCGGAGTTTCGGCTGGTCGGACAGAAAATTCCCCGTCAGACCTTTCGGGTCAGCGGGCGCACCGCCCTCCGGCCGCTTCCCATGTTGCAGGATGCGATGCATGAACCGGCGCCGCCGGATGATCCGGATTCCCCGCTGGCCTTTTCCATGGAAGGGTATCCCGGGCAGCCGCCCTCGCCTCTGTTGCCCCATTACTGGGCCCCGGGATGGAATTCAGTTCAATCGCTGAACAAATTTCAATCCGAGGTGGGAGGGTCCCTGCGCGAGGAAAATCCCGGCATCCGACTGCTTGAACCGGCGGACCGGTCGGAGCCTCGGTATTTCAAGGACATTCCGAAACCGTTTCAGCGGCGCGAGGGGACCTGGTTGATTCTGCCGCTCTGGCAGATCTTCGGGAGCGAGGAACTGAGCGCTGAGGCTTCCGCCCTGGCGCAACGCATTCCGGACGTTTCGTTGACGTTGCATCCGGATGATGCGCGCAGGCTGAACCTGCAGGCGGGTGGTTACGTAAAGGTCACCCTTGACGGACGGCCTGCGACGGTACGCGTGGCGCTCGCTTCTGCGATGCCTCAAGGGACTGCCGGCCTCGCGATGGTCAGCGAGTGGTCCGCGACGTTGCTGCCGCAATGGAGTCCGCTCACCGCTGTGTGA